In Nicotiana tabacum cultivar K326 chromosome 19, ASM71507v2, whole genome shotgun sequence, one DNA window encodes the following:
- the LOC107778579 gene encoding uncharacterized protein LOC107778579 translates to MASSNEASRTPEINWRIERALNLIHKENQTRAKIFEKLQERKLDRDKLSENIRSLLPYAYSYESRRRKFEYTEQTFLGVYSTCEAKLNEPLSIKTLCCKIRHGCNSLADEKKIFREITAAIDTREDVESAKETKLVHNKVLFNQTHPIKMTSNANVERLKQKMQVITKDIRSIEKRLNRINQKKDQIYAQILTLQKAT, encoded by the exons ATGGCATCAAGCAATGAAGCTTCCAGAACCCCTGAAATCAACTGGAGAATTGAAAGGGCTTTAAATTtgatacacaaggaaaatcaAACTCGAGctaagatttttgaaaagttacAAGAGAGAAAG CTTGACAGAGACAAATTATCTGAAAACATAAGAAGCCTACTACCGTACGCATATTCTTATGAGTCAAGACGACGAAAATTTGAATATACAGAACAGACTTTCTTAGGTGTCTACAGTACATGTGAAGCAAAGCTTAATGAGCCTCTATCG ATTAAGACTTTGTGTTGCAAGATAAGACACGGGTGTAACTCTTTAGCTGATGAGAAGAAGATTTTTCGGGAGATAACTGCAGCAATAGATACAAGAGAAGACGTTGAAAGTGCTAAAGAGACCAAATTGGTTCACAATAAG GTTCTCTTCAATCAAACACATCCCATCAAAATGACCTCCAATGCCAATGTGGAGAGGCTTAAACAGAAAATGCAAGTCATTACAAAAGACATTAGATCTATCGAGAAGCGTTTAAATAGAATAAACCAAAAGAAAGACCAAATTTATGCACAAATTCTTACACTCCAGAAAGCAACATGA